The sequence below is a genomic window from Schistocerca gregaria isolate iqSchGreg1 chromosome 5, iqSchGreg1.2, whole genome shotgun sequence.
ATGGGGTAGTTGCGAACAGTgaaaaaagaactgtgaaatgcaactgtcggctacatcatttacagcagtCAGTGTTAAACAAACTTTTTGTACAAAAGCTAAATGACTGTACACTGGCCTGTGATACCTTTACTTGGTAAGGAGTAATCTGTCCTGTTTATGTAGTATTTGTAATATTTACCACACAtgtaaactaagttgacactcgtcATGGTGGCTGAAGGGAGCAActataaaggcatttcccatttacaggcaCTCCAATCAGTCACAGTGATGAGTGCCAAGTTAGTTCACACATttattattactatattattattattattattattattattattattattattacctacaGCATGAAGTAAAACTAATGCCAACAAAAGAAATTTATAACATGCTACAGTTCAGAGTaaaatccaaattttctgaaacattgtcAAACATTTTAGGGCTCTGCAACATACAACTGTTCACAAACTATACAGCTAGCAATTTTATTCACCACAGCCAATATCAACACCGCCTTGACAGATGAGAATGGAGAACTAGAAGCTCAATACACCCAGAGTCCATTGATTCTAGGACAAAAAAGTTATCATCTACATTACTCCATAACAATACTTTCCTAATTATATGCTTAGTAATCGAAAATGCTACATCTTCAGATTTTTTGCACACTAATAATACAGTGATTCAAAATATATCATGAGGACCTGGAATCTGTAACAAAACATCTGCCATCAATGAGTAAATGATGAGACTAAGATAATACATAAGTAAAAGATGACTGGATCAGGACATGTATATTCAATACTACATAGGCAACAGAGTTGACTTGGATTTGCACACTGTAAACAATGAAGAGACTTCCTCCACCTTGTGATTCTATCTTCTCTCTACCACCTTTACATTTCACCATATCTTTCCTGTTCCTTTCCTTATTCTAATGATAGAGTAGTCATTACTATCCAATTTGTAAGAACAATCCAAGAACTTCTTACATGAATTAACATGTCTGTAGCTCTTGCATGAGTAAATACTCACTGGCCTGAGGGTATCATGGGAAAAAAATACTTAACTGGGCATCTTCTGAGGCACGTGATCTGTGGTACACAAATATGACCTATATTTACATTGTCATATTTAAACACACATTCTTTTTATTGTCATATTTAGAcatcctttttttaaattctctctCCAATTACATGTAGTCACACTTCAAACTGGCTTTAACAAAACCACTTAAGTTTCCATCACTACCGAAGTTCATAACAGATAAGAAGTTTTTAAATTTACACATTCAAGTACCTCACACCTGAAATTTGTGTGATAGTTGTTCATGGGGTTAGTCACAAGAAGTTCAGCTAATGTGATTCCTAAGTTTTTTCAGTGACCTCTATTCTGTATGCAATAGAACAAGTTCCTCTATGGCAAAAAGGCTTGCTTTCATCCACATGTTGCATAACtctcttcaaaacaaaacaaagtatAATACATGTACACAGTATTTAAATACAGAGcatcttaaataatttttattgacaAAACCTAATAACAGTTAAAACTATTTTGACCGTTTCAGTATCTTACCCTTGGCATTACGTTAAATGtaaagtcgtgtgtgtgtgtgtgtgtgtgtgtgtgtgtgtgtgtgtgtgtgtcacatacaCCACACTTATGAACTTGATACCAGAGAAGACAATATTGTGCTGTTGTCACCTTTGTAGCTATTGTGAGATATTTTTTCTAATTGCTCTATATATTCATTTGGGAGACCTGTTTCTCGTGCTCCTTGTATTATCACACTCAGGTAAAGTTCAGAGGGAAGTCGGTCTTCTGGAATAGGCTGCCCTGGTTTTAGCTCTGTTGGAGTGTTACATAGTTGATAGCAGCGGCACAGCAGTTTCTTCCCATCTGGTTTCTCAACTTCAACCTCAAACGGAAAGTAAATGTCTGATGAAACACCTTCTTGTCTGCAAAATAAGATACCCAATCTAGAAAGCTGAATTCAAACTTGCATCTTATTTTGTATTAACACCAGTAATAACACCAATTACAGGTTGCAATACAGGATACCTCatcaaaatttgtgtgtgtatttatttcaCTGTAACTTCTAGTAAAAGCAGCAGTCTTGCACATACCAAGTAATGGCCATTTTATTTTGCTTAGTTTGCAGACATAAGAATGTCACAACCAAGTCAAAATGATAGCACGTATCTTTTTATCTGCAGGTTAAAGTGTTCACGCAATAGATTTCTCAGCAAAATAGACTGTGTCAGTTCTGCGCAAGACAGAAGAAAAAACCTTATTTATGGGCAAGTTTAACAGAAGTATCACTGAGaagcagtgactaataaaaaaatgttttttcaagAATTTGCAGAAGTGTTCCAAAAGCTAAtaaataatggcaaagaaaatatATACACTTGATGTACAGAAGGAAATTACCTCTGTCGATAAACTTCAAACTTTTAGGAGCACTATTACCAAAGGAGAttgaggtttgccgacaacattgtaattctgtcagagacagcaaaggacctgaaagagcagttgaatggaatgaacagtgtcttgaaaggagggtataagatgaacatcaacaaatgcaaaatgaggccaacgaaatgtagtcaaattaaactagGTGAAGCTGATAGAGTTacattaaaaaatgagacacttaaagtagtagataagttttgctatttggggagcaaaataatatgatggtcaaagcagagaatACAAAATGTAGGCTATCAATGGCACAGAAAGTGTTTCTAAAAAAGATAATTCtcttaacatcaagtataaatgtaagtgtcaggaagtcgtttctgaaagtatttgtatggaatgtagccatgtatggaagtgaaacatggacaataaatagtttagacaagaagagaatagaagctttcgaaatgtggtgctacagaagaattctgaagattagatgggcagatcatgtaacttatgaggaggtactgaacaggattggggagaagaggaatttgtggcacaacctgactagaagaagggatcggttgataggacacaatctgaggcatcaagggttcgccaatttagtactggaaaaaagtgtggagagtaaaaatcatagagggagagttattcagagatgaaaaggcttccacaggatagaatagcatggagagctgtatcaaactgtCTCT
It includes:
- the LOC126272655 gene encoding gamma-glutamylcyclotransferase-like isoform X4 is translated as MHDTKDYLEDKFLYFAYGSNLLAKRIHINNPTAVRISKAKLADYRLDFGYWSRRWKGAAATVVPHQGKHVWGAVWQMDKSDMDNLDRQEGVSSDIYFPFEVEVEKPDGKKLLCRCYQLCNTPTELKPGQPIPEDRLPSELYLSVIIQGARETGLPNEYIEQLEKISHNSYKGDNSTILSSLVSSS
- the LOC126272655 gene encoding gamma-glutamylcyclotransferase-like isoform X3, with the translated sequence MLKIIRHETLSRNYDTKDYLEDKFLYFAYGSNLLAKRIHINNPTAVRISKAKLADYRLDFGYWSRRWKGAAATVVPHQGKHVWGAVWQMDKSDMDNLDRQEGVSSDIYFPFEVEVEKPDGKKLLCRCYQLCNTPTELKPGQPIPEDRLPSELYLSVIIQGARETGLPNEYIEQLEKISHNSYKGDNSTILSSLVSSS